TCCCAAAAACAAACGGCTGGTGGAAGCGGATGGCGATATGATATTTGTGATCCACAAAAAAGATATTCCATTTGTTGTGAATACCCGTATCCTTCAACTCAAGGTCCTGAAGCCGGGGATCTTCCGTGTGGAAGCATTTCGTGTTGACAATGGCGAGAAAGTGGATGTGCTGGAAGGAGTGGTCCGTGCGCAAAAAAGATACAAATCTCCCTTCCCGGAACCCGATACTGTGCGCAGTTCCGAAATGGTGATGATCAACGACAAGATCGACCTGATGGAAAAAGAAAAAGAAGACCTCGCTCAATTTGCCCAATGGTGGCGATCCAGGAAATAAAGTTTCATTTCGCTTCACCCTAATTGTACCATGCAGTGTTTGATGGAAAGGCGCCGGTATAAAAACAGGCGGCTTTTCGAGTATGGTATATTTCCAACATTCCCGCGCTGCCCTGATGGCAGGATGCATGCTCCTGGGTGCAGGGCTTTCGGGCCAGGCCCAATCCAAAAAAGATACGATCAGCGCTGACGGACTCCGCAAAGGCATCGTAAAAGCAGTTGCTCAAAAACTGCAAAAAAGTCATTTTGCTCCCAAAGCTTTCGACGATAAATTCTCCACTGAGATCTGGGATAGTTTTCTCCGTAACCTCGATGGTCGCCGGAATGTTTTCCTGGCCGGCGATATTGAAAAGCTGAACAAATACAGGCTCCTGCTGGATGATGAGATCAATGAAGGCAGTATTGCATTTTTCGACGAAGCCTGGAAGATCTATTCCCGGCGTTTGCTGGAGGCAAAAGCCCTTGTTGAGAAATCACTGCAGCAACCTTTCAGCTTTACTTCCAAAGAAGTGTTGGAAACGGAAAGAAAAGACAGTCCATATCCCACTACCATAGCCGAAAGAGATAAGATCTGGTACGCATTCCTGAAATATGCAGTGCTCAGGGCATATACAGACCTGGAAACAAATACAGGCTCTGCAACCATCGATCCTGTTCTGGAAAAGAAAGCGCGTGAAAATGTTGCTGCCCAGTATCGCCGCTTCTTTATCACACAACAAAAAGAAACTGCTGTAAACGAGAAGTTCGCCATGTACGTTAATGCGATTGCATTGAACATGGACCCTCATACCACTTACACTTTTCCAACCATGAAAGATCCCGTGCGTGCCCAGTTGTCCGGCCAGTACTTTGGCATCGGTATGGAACTGGGGATCGGGGAAATGGATGTTTTTGTGAAAAGACTGGTACCCGGAGGCTCTGCTTATAAAAGTGGCCTGCTGAAAGAGAACGACAGAATCCTGGCAGTGATCGATAATAAAGGGAAGATGGTACCTACTGCAGACCTCGATCCCAATGATATCAGTAGTATGATCAGGGGAGAAGAAGGTACTTCCGTTACCATGCTGGTAATGCAGCCGGGTTCTCCTGAAAGAACGGTTACTATTCCCCGTGAGAAGATCTCCGAGATCGCCAACAAGGCAAAAAGCGCCGTGATCAACCAGAATGGAAAAAAGATCGGCTATCTCTACCTGCCTTTGTTCTATTTGAACTCCGGCAATGAACAACTGCCTGGCTGCTCGGCAGACGTGGCGGCTGAGCTGGATAAACTCCGAGACCAGGAAGTGGAAGGGATCGTATTTGACCTGCGTGGAAATGGCGGTGGCTCCCTCACCGAAGTGGTTAGGATGGGAGCCAGCTTCATGCCAGCCACACCGATGAGCCTCCTGCGTTCAAGGGATAAAGTAGACGTTTATACCTCTCCGGTAGTGAACGCGCCGAAGTTCCAGGGACCACTGGTAGTTTTGGTTGACGAAGGCAGCGCCTCCGCATCAGAAATTTTTGCTGCTGCTATTCAGGACCATCAGCGTGGCCTGGTGATCGGAACTTCCTCTTCATTCGGAAAAGGCACTGCACAAACGATGACGAATATCGGTAAGATGGGAGACCCCGCCAATGGCATTCCCGATATCAATTACGGAAGCATGCGCATCACCTTACAAAAGTTCTATCGTGCAAGTGGCGCCACTACTCAATTGCAGGGCGTTAAGCCCGATGTGGTGCTGGCAGACAGACTGGTGCTCAATAGTGTGAGGGAGATCGAAATGCCCGCTGCCATGGCGGTGGATACACTTGCTGTTGATAAAGCTCCGGAAAAATTCAATACCATCGATTATGCGCCGCTGATCAACAAAGCTCAGCAAAGAGCCATGGAAAACAGTACGCTTCAGATGATCGGTAAGAACATGAGCAGACTGCAATACCTGCAGAAAGCCCCGGTTAACATGGAGCTGGGCAGTTACAGGAAATTGAAACAGGAGATGAAAGACCTGGAGCAGCAAATTGCAAAGGCAAAAGAACTGCCATCTTCAGGTATGCAACTCTCCGCTTCTTTTTACACAAACATCAATCCTGCATTACAGAAAAAAGATGAATACCAGGAAAAACTATACAATAACTGGCTGGAAAGCCTGAGTAAAGACCTTTTCTTATCCGAAGCTGTACAACTGGTACAGGATATGATCAAAGCGCCTCAAATAAAAAAATAAATACCAAACACAAATTCCAATGATGAAGAAATTGCTATCTGCTGCTCTTTGCTTGCTGGCACTGAGTGCACGCAGCCAGGACGAACTCACTATCGAAGCCGATATGAAGTGGTTGCCCAACGATACAGTAGTGTATGTTTATGATCCTTATTCAGGTGAAAGTGATTCCACTTTTGTGAAAAATCACAAATTCAACCTGACCATGAAAATGCCTAAAGGTGGTTGTGCCTATATCCTGCAGGTTGGCCGTGATGTTTCGAATATTGAAAAAACTGCAACAGTACAATACCTCGAGCCAGGAAAAATGGTGATCAAAGACGGAAAAGAACCCGGATTCAAGCATGCAAAATATTCAGGCAGCCAGTTTGTAAAGGACTGGGTGTATGTAATGGATAATATTTCAGAGACCTCTCCACGTTACCTCAAATTGAATGAGCTGGAAGCAATACAGATCAAGGCTACCCAGATCGGTGATGAAGATGCTGCTGAAAAAGCAAGGAACGAAGCCAGTGTGCTGCTCAAGAAAAGGAACGAAGACGCCCTGACCTGGGTAAGACAAAATTCCAACTCCGGCGTGGCTTCCTACGTGATCATGGCCTGGTTCAATAAGAGCAGGGATTCCCTGATCCGTTCTCTGGGTGCACATGCACAGAAAAGCAGGATCTCCCAAAGGATCCTCAATCCCGGAAAAACAGATCCACTGCCAGTTTCATTCAGCATGGGCGCTCCTGCTGAAGATAAACTGGCTCCCGGTAAAGAAGCTCCTGCCTTTACCACTCTGGATGAGAATGGAAAGGAAGTAAAGCTGTCTGACTTCAAAGGAAAATATGTATTCCTGGATTTCTGGGCAAGCTGGTGCGGACCCTGCAAACCGCAGATCCCCTTCCTGAAAGCGGCCAATGATAAATTCAAATCGAAGAATTTTGTAATGATCGCTATTTCACTTGATGGTAACCGTGATGCCTGGCTGAAAGCCGTAGCCAGCCATAAAATGGATTGGCTCCAGCTCTCTTCCCTGAAATCCTGGAAAGAGCCTGCTGCTACAGCTTATGAAGTGAATGCCATTCCTTTCAATGTACTGATCGGACCTGACGGAAAGATCCTGGCGAAAGGACTCTACAATGAAGATATCGACAAGAAGCTTTCCGAACTGGTGAAATAAACCAATCAACCGAACCGCACATGAAAAACAGAATAGTATATGTTCTGATGATGATGCTTCTTCCGGCTTTTTCCTTTGCACAGGGATTTGTGATCAAAGGAAAAGTGCCGGGCATCATCAGCGGCTATGCCAGGATCGATGCGCATCAGCATGATGGCGAAGCTGTGCAGGATGTAATGCCTGAAAGGATCAGGATCGTGAATGGCGAATTTGAACTGAAGGGAAAAATAAGCCAGCCTGAAATGATAAGTGTGTACATCAGTACAAAAAAAGTGAGTATTTTCCTGGAGAATACGGATTATTCCATCGAGACCTCCTTCGCTGACCTCAACGAAACTTCCGTGAAGGGAGGTGCTTTGAATGCTTCAAGATTGAAATTCATCGAAGAGAAATTATCGCCGGAAGGGTTTGTTAGAAAATATCCTGCAGATCCTTTCTCTGCCTGGCTGTTGAAGATGTACCTGAAGGATAAGCCTGATGATTTGGGCAAGCTGTATGAACTGCTCAGCGCTGAAGTGAAAGCCTCCATATTCGGACAGGAAGTTAAAGCCATGTTCGATCCGGAACTGAGGCCTTCACTCACCGGTAAACCCGCTCCGGCGGCTATTTTAACGGATGTGGACGGTAAACAGTTTTCCTGGGACCGCTTTGCCGGCAAATTGCTGGTAGTGGATTTCTGGGCATCCTGGTGCGGACCTTGCAGGTATTTCATTCCAAAACTGAAAAAGACCTACGAGGCTTATGCACCGAAAGGTGTAGCGTTCATCAGTGTTTCGGTTGATGATAAAGTTGATCTCTGGAAGAATGCGGTGATGGAAGAAAAGATGCCCTGGCACCAGGGGCTGGGCCAGCATGGCTTCAGCGATGCCGGACTGAAAACTCCTTTCCTTTTCAGCTCGATCCCTTATATGGTGATCATCGGGCCTGATGGGAAAGTAGTGGCTGAACTTGATTTCTATAAGAAAGAAAGATTGGAGAACGAACTGGACCGTTTGCTTTCCGAACACAAATAAGTCTTTTTTTTTCTGTAGTTCGATAAGGGGTTGACTTTAGCGGTCAACCCCTTTCTTTTTGAATCAAAATAACACCCTTGATAGCCCTTATTACCTTAAAGAAACCTGAATATGTTTCAGATTGACCACACAAAGAAAAGGAGGGAAGCGATGTGAAGGAATGTCCGTTTAACGGATGGGGCAGTTCACTTAACAGCTTCGGTGATCCAACAAAAAAGCGAAGGCCGCTCCAGGTGGAACGGCCTTACACAGGTTGGTATTACAAAAGTAATTAACGTACGAAGGAATGTGAAACGATGCCTGAAGTAGTTGAGTTGCTGTTGAATTCCTGGGCAGCTACGGATTTACCGTTCACAATGATCTCCAGTTTCAGGTTGCCACCAACAAAAGAGGCGCCGGTAAGGCCGATGCCTACAGGCTCGGTCAATTTGATTTCCACTTTCTTGTTGAAGGGAATGGCAGCATCGTTGATATCTGTCTCACCCAATGTTTCATTGGTGAACATGATATCGGCTTTGTTCAGGCCGCTGTTGCTGCTCACTTTGTACTCTACGGTTACAGTGCGTGGAAAGCCGCTGTCTTTTTTGTCGTCTTTATCCTTACTGCAGGAAGTTCCGAGCAGCGCTACTGCCATTAAAAGCGTAAAAAATCTCATAGGGTGTCTCAATAATGGTGTCTTCATCTTCGAATAGTTTTAATAGCTGATACGATAATTAACTGCAAAAATATTGGCGTCGTAACTGCGTTCCAATCCTATGAAACATGGTTTTTCAACTACCTGTTTCCCGGTATTTTTCCACTATTTGATTTTTGAAGCCCAATTATTGTTTATTTGCTCCCATGATGCAGAAAATCCGTCTCACCACCCTCATGTTTTTTGTTTCCGCCTGCTGCTTTGCACAATTGCCGGCGAAACCAAACAGGTATACAGACAGTTTGAATGCAGTTGTGCAGAATGGGAACGACAGCAGCAAATCCGCTGCAGCACTACTGCTTTCCTACTACTGGGTTGCCCGTGATACCAGTAAGAGCCAGCAGTTCATAGACCTCGCAAGGATCGCCGGAAAGCAGTATCCTTATCAGCTTGCACTCTCATATTTCTATGAAGGCGTGTTGTTTTATATGAAGTCAGACATCGCTTCCAGTGAAAGGTCCTTCCAGGAAGCCATTAAAAGACTCGAAGTATTCGATACACGCGAAGCGCTCAGCTTCCGCTCCCAGGCCTGGCATAATTACGGCATCCTGCAACAGGCGAAAGGAGATGAAGAAGGCTTCGCCAGGATCATGATCGATGAAAGCATTCCGCTGGCGCAGCAGGCGCAGGATACAGCTTATCTTGGCAAGAACTATCTCGATCTTGCCATCGTATTCAAGAATACGCAGCAATACGATAAAGCCACCACTTATCTCCTGGATGCAATCAACACTTTATCTGCCCATAAATCGAACAAAGCCACCAACAATTCCACGCTGAACCTCATCAATGCCTATACCACGCTTGCCGAGAACTATGTGCTGGGCGGCAATCATGAAATGGCAAAGCCGGTGCTGGACAGCGCCATGGCATGGCTTACCCGCAAGCCCAATGATCATTTGATTGTGGATTACTATTCGGCAGAAGCGCTTTACAATGTGGCGATGAAACAATACAGGGAAGCGCTGGTGAGTGTAGACAGTGGTGTTGCCAAAGCTAAGGAGCAGGGAAGGACCTATGATGAGCAAAGACTGTTACTGCAAAAATATTATGCGCTGCACAATTTGAAAAGATACAGGGAAGCGGCCTCGGTAATGGACTGGCTCTCGCAGCAACCCGAGATGATGACCCTGCTCAGCAGCAAACTGGAAGTTTTCAAAGGCATGTCTGAAACACAGGCTGCACTTGGTAATTTCAAGCCCGCTTATGAATGGTCTGTCCGATACAGTCAGCTGAGCGACAGTATCAATGGCAGCCGCCTGAAAAATGAGATCCACAACATGGAGATCAAATACGGGAATGCAGAAAAACAGAAAGCCATCGATGCCCTGAAACTGGAAAACGAGAAATCCTCTCTCTCAGCCAGGAATACACGACTGATGATCTGGTTCCTTGCTTCGGTCTGTATACTGTTGTTCATCCTGGCCGTGGTAACGTTCCTGTATATGCGTAACAATAAGAGGCTGTCGCAACAGAAAGATCTTTTCCATCAGCAGCAGCTCCGGGAAATTGAGCAACAGCAGCAGATACATGTGGGCCATGCATTGCTGCAGGGCGAAGAGCGGGAGCGGCGCCGCGTGGCCGGTGATCTGCATGACGGACTGGGTGGACTTTTGGCCGGAGTGAAAATGAACCTCACGGGTATGGCCACCGAAACCAAAACGAAGGACCTGAACAGGGTGGTGGACCAGCTTGACCATTCTATCAGTGAATTGCGCCGCATCGCCAGGAACATGATGCCTGAAGCATTGCTGAAGTTCGGACTGGAAACAGCTTTGAAAGAAGCCTGCGAAAACCTAATCTCCGATAAAGTGAATATCCGCTTTCAATCTTATGGGATCCGCTCCAATATTCCCCACGAAAAGCAGCTCACCATTTATCGTGTGGTGCAGGAGCTGCTGAACAATGCCATCAAACATGCATACGCCAGCGAGATTCTCCTGCAATGCAGTCAGAACAATGATACATTTTTCATTACCCTGGAAGATAACGGCAGGGGCTTCGATACCAGCGCCATCAGGAGTTTCAAAGGGATCGGCCTCAGCAATGTAAAGAACCGCGTGGATTATCTCAGCGGAAAGCTCGAGATCAATTCCACTGTCAATGAAGGAACTTCCATAAACATAGAATTGAATGTTGCAGAATAGTGAACTGATACAACTCGCAATCGTGGATGATCATCCTGTGGTGATCGAAGGATTGCAAAGACTGCTGGGCAGTAAGGATTATCTGAATGTTGCAGGAACTTTTACGTCCGGCAATGAATTCCTGCTCTACCTGAAAACGAACAGAACGGATATTGTTCTGCTGGATATCTCCCTGCCGGACTCCAATGGAATGGAGCTTTGCAAGGAGATCAAGAAACGCTCTCCCGGCACCTGTGTGCTGGCGCTCAGTAACCATAGTGAACGCAGCATCATTATGCAGATGCTGCAGAATGGCGCCAGTGGTTACCTGCTGAAAAATGCATCGGCAGATGAATTGCTGAATTGCATCAATGAAGCATTGAATGGACAGATCACTTTCAGTAATGAGATCAAGCAGATCATTGCAAGACCTTCTGCACATGAACTCAAGGAGGTGCCGCAGCTGACGCGCCGAGAAAAAGAAATTCTCGCATTGATCTCAGATGGAATGACCACGCCGCAGATCGCGGAAAAACTGAACCTGAGCCAGCTTACCATCGAAACTCATCGTCGTAATCTTCTGCAGAAATTTGAAGTGAATAATGTGGCGGCCCTGATCAAAGTGGCTGTGCAGCAGGGACTGGTGTAATAGAGTTAGAGATTTCCACTGTTTTTGATATGTTTGCCGGAACTCAAAAACCTTATTTCTGGAATTAGCTATGCTGCTAATACTCTTCGCCTCCGTTCTAACCGGATGTCTGAAGCGCGCCGAAAAAATACTAAGGTAGTACCTTCGGTACGGCACCTACCACGTCAATGGAAGTTAACTGATCAGGTATTTGCGCCAATCCCCTATTCTCAATGGGTGATCATAATTCCCTCATCTTTCTTTTTCTCTTAATGCTTTGAAAATCAGTTTTCAATACAGGGTACTTTATCCAATTACGGAACTCCGCAAAAAAATATTTTGGTCGAATCGTAAAAAGCCTAAATTTGGTTATCCAGAAATTGGTCAACCAATTTGTTGGGATATTCAAAACGAAACGATTGTTAACCCCCAAACGCTGACTTCCGATTGGGTCATGCAAACAAGCTTGCTTTATGGGAAAAATCAACTTTCTGCTTCTCTGCCTTTTGTTCAGCCTGCCTGTGGCTGCCCAAACCCTGAAAGGTAGTGTAACAGACTCCAAAACCGGTGCCCCGGTTGCAGCCACCATCAGTGTGGCAGGTGGCAAGAACGCCTATGCCGCCACTGACGACAATGGCAATTTCCGCCTCAAAGTTCCCAGTTTAAAAACGAGTAGCATCATGATCACAGCAGTAGGGTATAAATCCCAGCTGCTGGCTCTCGATGGAAAAGATTCAGTTACCATCAAACTGGTGAACAGTTCTGCTGTGCTGGACGATGTGATCGTGATCGGTTACGGCGCACAACGGAAATCACATCTGACAGGTGCCATCTCAAAACTCAAGAATGAAAACCTGGATGAGATCCCTACCAGCAGTCTCGACAGAGCGCTGATCGGAAAGATCGCAGGCGTTACCGTTCAGAATCTCAGTTCGGAAACAGGCACCAGTCCACGCGTTCGCGTTCGCGGACTAAGTTCCATCAGCGCCAATTCCGATCCGCTGGTGGTGGTGGACGGGCATCCGGTCCCTGATGGATTGAGTATGGTGAACCCCTTCGATGTGGAGTCTGTGGAAGTATTGAAAGACGCGGCATCTGCAGCGATCTATGGATCCAGAGGCGCCAATGGAGTGATCATCATCACTACCAAAAGCGGCAAGACCAATAAACCACGTTATACAGTTAAAGCTTATACCGGTGTGAAGTCGGCTTACAAACTGCATCCGATCATGAGCACCACTGACTATACGGAAAAGCTCTACAGGGAAGCGGCGCTGCGCGAAAACGATCCAACAGTTTCGGCGGCAGATAAGAATCTCGTAACACCGCAGGAGCTGGCAAGATACCTGGTAGAAAGCACACTGCGCAACGGACAGGGAACAGACTGGCAGAATGAAGCCATGCAGGATGCCAGGATGCAGAATGTGCAGATCGGTGTTTCAGGTGGCAAAGAGATCCGTTATTATGTTTCCGGTAACTACCAGCATGATGAGGGTATCATGATC
This portion of the Pseudobacter ginsenosidimutans genome encodes:
- a CDS encoding response regulator transcription factor, whose translation is MLQNSELIQLAIVDDHPVVIEGLQRLLGSKDYLNVAGTFTSGNEFLLYLKTNRTDIVLLDISLPDSNGMELCKEIKKRSPGTCVLALSNHSERSIIMQMLQNGASGYLLKNASADELLNCINEALNGQITFSNEIKQIIARPSAHELKEVPQLTRREKEILALISDGMTTPQIAEKLNLSQLTIETHRRNLLQKFEVNNVAALIKVAVQQGLV
- a CDS encoding AhpC/TSA family protein, which translates into the protein MMKKLLSAALCLLALSARSQDELTIEADMKWLPNDTVVYVYDPYSGESDSTFVKNHKFNLTMKMPKGGCAYILQVGRDVSNIEKTATVQYLEPGKMVIKDGKEPGFKHAKYSGSQFVKDWVYVMDNISETSPRYLKLNELEAIQIKATQIGDEDAAEKARNEASVLLKKRNEDALTWVRQNSNSGVASYVIMAWFNKSRDSLIRSLGAHAQKSRISQRILNPGKTDPLPVSFSMGAPAEDKLAPGKEAPAFTTLDENGKEVKLSDFKGKYVFLDFWASWCGPCKPQIPFLKAANDKFKSKNFVMIAISLDGNRDAWLKAVASHKMDWLQLSSLKSWKEPAATAYEVNAIPFNVLIGPDGKILAKGLYNEDIDKKLSELVK
- a CDS encoding carboxy terminal-processing peptidase, with amino-acid sequence MVYFQHSRAALMAGCMLLGAGLSGQAQSKKDTISADGLRKGIVKAVAQKLQKSHFAPKAFDDKFSTEIWDSFLRNLDGRRNVFLAGDIEKLNKYRLLLDDEINEGSIAFFDEAWKIYSRRLLEAKALVEKSLQQPFSFTSKEVLETERKDSPYPTTIAERDKIWYAFLKYAVLRAYTDLETNTGSATIDPVLEKKARENVAAQYRRFFITQQKETAVNEKFAMYVNAIALNMDPHTTYTFPTMKDPVRAQLSGQYFGIGMELGIGEMDVFVKRLVPGGSAYKSGLLKENDRILAVIDNKGKMVPTADLDPNDISSMIRGEEGTSVTMLVMQPGSPERTVTIPREKISEIANKAKSAVINQNGKKIGYLYLPLFYLNSGNEQLPGCSADVAAELDKLRDQEVEGIVFDLRGNGGGSLTEVVRMGASFMPATPMSLLRSRDKVDVYTSPVVNAPKFQGPLVVLVDEGSASASEIFAAAIQDHQRGLVIGTSSSFGKGTAQTMTNIGKMGDPANGIPDINYGSMRITLQKFYRASGATTQLQGVKPDVVLADRLVLNSVREIEMPAAMAVDTLAVDKAPEKFNTIDYAPLINKAQQRAMENSTLQMIGKNMSRLQYLQKAPVNMELGSYRKLKQEMKDLEQQIAKAKELPSSGMQLSASFYTNINPALQKKDEYQEKLYNNWLESLSKDLFLSEAVQLVQDMIKAPQIKK
- a CDS encoding TlpA disulfide reductase family protein; protein product: MKNRIVYVLMMMLLPAFSFAQGFVIKGKVPGIISGYARIDAHQHDGEAVQDVMPERIRIVNGEFELKGKISQPEMISVYISTKKVSIFLENTDYSIETSFADLNETSVKGGALNASRLKFIEEKLSPEGFVRKYPADPFSAWLLKMYLKDKPDDLGKLYELLSAEVKASIFGQEVKAMFDPELRPSLTGKPAPAAILTDVDGKQFSWDRFAGKLLVVDFWASWCGPCRYFIPKLKKTYEAYAPKGVAFISVSVDDKVDLWKNAVMEEKMPWHQGLGQHGFSDAGLKTPFLFSSIPYMVIIGPDGKVVAELDFYKKERLENELDRLLSEHK
- a CDS encoding sensor histidine kinase, whose amino-acid sequence is MMQKIRLTTLMFFVSACCFAQLPAKPNRYTDSLNAVVQNGNDSSKSAAALLLSYYWVARDTSKSQQFIDLARIAGKQYPYQLALSYFYEGVLFYMKSDIASSERSFQEAIKRLEVFDTREALSFRSQAWHNYGILQQAKGDEEGFARIMIDESIPLAQQAQDTAYLGKNYLDLAIVFKNTQQYDKATTYLLDAINTLSAHKSNKATNNSTLNLINAYTTLAENYVLGGNHEMAKPVLDSAMAWLTRKPNDHLIVDYYSAEALYNVAMKQYREALVSVDSGVAKAKEQGRTYDEQRLLLQKYYALHNLKRYREAASVMDWLSQQPEMMTLLSSKLEVFKGMSETQAALGNFKPAYEWSVRYSQLSDSINGSRLKNEIHNMEIKYGNAEKQKAIDALKLENEKSSLSARNTRLMIWFLASVCILLFILAVVTFLYMRNNKRLSQQKDLFHQQQLREIEQQQQIHVGHALLQGEERERRRVAGDLHDGLGGLLAGVKMNLTGMATETKTKDLNRVVDQLDHSISELRRIARNMMPEALLKFGLETALKEACENLISDKVNIRFQSYGIRSNIPHEKQLTIYRVVQELLNNAIKHAYASEILLQCSQNNDTFFITLEDNGRGFDTSAIRSFKGIGLSNVKNRVDYLSGKLEINSTVNEGTSINIELNVAE